In Sphaerodactylus townsendi isolate TG3544 linkage group LG13, MPM_Stown_v2.3, whole genome shotgun sequence, one DNA window encodes the following:
- the CYSLTR1 gene encoding cysteinyl leukotriene receptor 1, with protein MLPYPTEPAMAAGENVTSLPTTNSTCSVTIDEFRNQVYSTVYSIVTILGFVGNSFVLCVLIRTYQDRTAFQVYMLNLAISDLLFVCTLPLRVVYYIHKGNWFFNDFLCRVTSYAMYVNLYCSIFFMTAMSFFRCIAIVFPVQNIHFLTEKRARLICATIWIFVMLTSSPFLQRGSHFDKQTNKTKCYEPPSDGMVLKILVLHYIALFVGFIVPFAIITICCTMIIRALMKNSMHKKQGARRKAVWMVIIVTLTFLISFSPYHVQRTVHIHFMMRKDTSCEDVLYMQKSVVITLSLAAMNCCFDPLLYFFSGGNFRRRLSTFRKASASSVTQPQRVKLSSRNLEEEACKEKVPQIAES; from the coding sequence ATGCTGCCATATCCAACAGAACCTGCCATGGCTGCTGGCGAGAATGTCACAAGCCTGCCTACAACCAATTCAACGTGTTCCGTTACCATTGATGAGTTCCGAAATCAGGTGTACTCTACGGTATACTCCATCGTCACCATCCTGGGGTTTGTAGGAAACAGCTTTGTGTTGTGTGTCCTGATAAGGACGTACCAGGACAGGACAGCGTTCCAGGTGTACATGCTCAACCTTGCGATTTCAGACCTCCTCTTCGTATGCACCCTCCCTTTGCGAGTGGTGTACTACATTCACAAAGGCAACTGGTTCTTCAACGATTTCTTGTGCCGGGTCACTTCTTATGCGATGTACGTCAACTTGTACTGCAGCATCTTCTTCATGACAGCCATGAGCTTCTTCCGCTGCATCGCCATTGTTTTCCCGGTTCAGAACATCCATTTCTTAACGGAGAAAAGAGCCAGGCTGATTTGTGCTACTATCTGGATTTTTGTGATGCTGACGAGCTCGCCGTTTCTGCAGAGAGGCTCGCACTTCGACAAGCAGACCAACAAGACTAAGTGCTATGAGCCCCCATCAGACGGGATGGTGCTGAAGATCCTGGTGCTGCACTACATTGCGTTGTTTGTTGGCTTCATTGTGCCGTTTGCCATCATCACTATCTGCTGCACCATGATCATCAGGGCCCTGATGAAGAACTCAATGCACAAGAAGCAAGGAGCCCGCAGAAAGGCTGTCTGGATGGTCATCATCGTGACCTTAACCTTCCTGATCAGCTTCTCGCCTTACCATGTTCAACGCACCGTCCATATCCATTTTATGATGAGAAAAGACACCAGCTGTGAGGACGTCCTCTATATGCAGAAGTCGGTGGTGATCACTCTTTCTCTAGCAGCGATGAACTGTTGTTTTGACCCACTTCTCTATTTCTTCTCTGGCGGCAATTTTCGCAGAAGGCTCTCTACTTTCCGGAAGGCTTCGGCCTCCAGTGTGACACAACCGCAGAGGGTGAAGTTGTCCTCAAGGAACTTAGAGGAGGAAGCATGTAAAGAAAAGGTGCCACAAATTGCGGAATCGTAG